The genomic stretch tctttctctttgtCAAAGCTAGAATAATTATTtcagtattttattttttaagggAGTATGTTTTCTATCAGTACTAGTCTCTAAGATCCCTATATCAAGCAGCCTTTTGGCTCcaatttttgttaaatttttcaTATGCACTTGTCTAAAATCTTTCCATAGTCCCTGCCAAAAGGTCCTACCTCTCGAATGCCTCGAATGAATAGAGGGCCAGCCGAGAGAAAGGCACACACAGCACATGTCCGACGTCTGATGtctgggtgctgctgctgcgctgctgctgctgctgtctgccgcCAATCGGTATGCAATTTCagctgaaaatgaaaaggaaaatcACACAAAAAGCACACAACACACCGCACAGACGCCGCACAGACGCCGCACAGACGCCACATGTGTGTGCGAGGTCTCAATATGGATTGTATGCCATTTTCTTGggtaattttcattttatcaGCATCGATTTATCGgcttttcgtttcttttttttcggtgggggaggggggccaGGGAGCAATTGGAGAGCGATAATTATTACTGATTTATGACGGAAAAAAAACCcgattttgtttgtattttttcctcattttttttgttaactTTTGGACAGTATCTGCGGGTCTTTTTGTGTACCTTTTTGTTGGCTCGATTTTCGTGGCTATTAATAATGATTGGCCTTTTACTTTTGACCAAGCAATGAGGGGctattttctattatttatgGGGGGGAAGCGCCTTAATGAATCATGTTTTATGTACAGAAATTTATTAAGTTTTTTGGcagttttttttgggtaacAGAAACACGAAAGGAAAGTTCAATGCGGTTGGAAACAGTGTAAAAAGTGAACGTGACATTTGCCACACGTggcacaaacagagagaggggggaggggggaggggagagggacagacagacaggtgCAGTGCTGGCGAAAGTTTTTTCCCCGCGGCAAGGGCTCTCCATCTATGGCTGGCAGCACTTTAATCGCACTTCAAGGAGGAGGCAAAATGAGAGGTTTTCAGCCATGCATTTGCCCCGAGAGAAAGTTGTGGCgtaggaggcggaggaggagggccCAGGCAACGAGCCACTGGAGCGGCAGTCTGTGGTGCAGCAGCACTCCCTGGGATATAATGCGCTCCAACCATGAATTATAGTACGGCACATAGCTGAAGAACACGGGATCGTGATCGGAGCAATCGACGAAGCCCAGAGCCAGGCCGTACAGACGATTATTGCAGAAGATGGGGCCACCGATGTCGGACATGCAGATGTGGGGATCAGTGTTGTTCAGGCACATCAAAAAGTCGCCCTCGGCATGGGCATTCCTTGGCAGATCCTTCGCCTGCGGCTTGAGGCACTCCTCGAAGGGACGGATCTCCACATTGGTCACCAGCAAGGGATGGGCCTTCATTTTGCGTCGCTAGAGTACAGATTCCCACTTAGATACAAGatatatctttgagatacacAAACATACAGTCTCCCTTTGGGTCCAGCCGATGCCAAAGCAATCTTTGCCCACGTCCAGTTGGTCCGAGCCAATGCCGACGCTCACCAAATGGTGACCCCGGAACCAAATGTTGCGCCTTAGCTTGATGACCCCCAAGTCGTCCTGTTTGTTCCTTTCGTACAGCGGATACACCACCATGGAGTGGATGCGGACCAACTGTTCGCGCTTGTCGCGGGCATCGGCCAGGGGGGAGCAGAAGGCCAGCTTAAAGCGTCGGGCATTCATCAGGAGGCCTCTTTTGCTGGGGAACAAAGAGGATATTGGACTGGGGAAAAGGGATCTCCCATCCTCACTTGGTGATGCAGTGGCCCGACGTGAGGACATGCCGCTCTGAGATGATGGCCCCCGAACAGAAGTGATTATCGCCAGGCTGTTGCACGTAATCGTAGGATCGCAGGGAGACCAGATACGCGGCCAAATGGTTGAACGAGAGATCTGGCATATCGCCACAGAGGGAACCCAAAGGCGGGAGCAATAATAGGAGATGCGAAAGCCACATTTTCGTAGGCAAAAACTAACCTTTTTCTATGGGAAAACTCTGTCAGAGATTGCTGGGATTTATTTAGATTTTTTCCCTAAAAACTCCAAacctttctttctctcttcctTCGAAAAACCATTGAAATTCCTCATCAGTTTCCATCCTTGCCCAGATCTCTGGAATTCCTTTCGCCTCAGCTTAAGTTCGGCACTTAATCACTGCTACTAAGTGCTGTCTCCTTACAATTATTAACATGTGTAAATTCTAGGCAATATTTGGGCTCCTTTCGCAGGACAAATAAATGCCGTCGAGCTATTTAACCGACAGACAGATTAATGCAAAggacaacaaacaacaaacaacagacAGCAGACACAGGCAACAGACACAGGCAAACAGGCAAACAGATTCTCCATTCTGTCAGTTAATTATTGGCCAAAAACGGAGACAAAGACCAAGTCTCTACTTGGAACCTCTCTGTGCTCGGCGAGTACTTGCATTTGGCACTTTACTTTTGCGATGAGAGCGCTTATAAGCGTCTTATTGTAATTACCTGACAATGCACTCGAGTGCAGacgtggggggggggcaagAGTGCAAACAGTTTGCATACTCCCGAGAGCCTCCACCCTCCCCTCTCTGGGCCAGAGCATGGGGCTTATTAAAGTCCAAGAAATATTATCATAATTAATGCCCTGAAAGCCCAGACCGCAGAGCATTCGAACAGACCCAAGACTCCTTCTAGGACtcgttctccctctccctccctctctctctctctggggttTCCGAATATATGCAGCTTCAAAGTGGGTCCTGGACATGTGATAAATATTGCGGTTCCATATTTCTCATAcagcctctgccactgccactccactctgggcaatttattaaatatatatccctggccctggccagtGCAACATGTTTTCTGCcttgaaattaatttgtggcctctctttcgctctctttcgctctatctctctcttctgtGTGTCCCTTAACCCTTTAAGAAGCTTATACAAATTGTGTGACGATGACAGGCAATGTCTCGGGCAAAAAGGAATAACATATTCCAGACGGCAAGGAGGTTCCCTTTCCTGCCTTCTAATTTAATGCATATAAAGAAACGCACACGCAAGCTCAAAATCTGAGCAACAGACGTGGAAAAAATAAGTTCATGAGAGGCTAAGAGATGCCACGACTAAAGGGATACCCTGGACTAAGTAAGAGGAGGAAATTCTGAAAATTCGAAAGTGAAATATGGAGAGACTTTTATAATTCCTAGGAATATTGTGGGATATTCTCTGAAAAATATGTAGTTAATATTTTCAGGGGAAGATCTGTATGCTCTTTTAGGATCCCTGGCTTTAGATCTTTCCCAAGATCTTTTCCTTGGCAATTGTATGATTTTTATAGCCAGACTAAAGAAAACAGGCTTCTCCCtttcccagtgtggcttagcacaGCACTATCTCCCTATTATCCCCCTTAGCTCTCTCCCTCGGAGACTTTTGCTTGAAAACAGTAGAATATTTCATGGTTTATCTCCTTAAAGGATTGACTTCCATTTAGAAGAATAAATACTCAAAATTCTGCGCCCAAATTCTATATTGAATCTTTTCACAGACTGGGCGGGGACTGGGCCCGTCGAGCATACCCTCTAAACACCTCTTGGACCATTAAGTTAACCCAAACAGACACTCTGCGGGGGGCTGCCTCGGCCTGCGACTCGTGCCACACCGCCAGAGGAGTAtaaattaacataattttcatataCACGCGCCACGCGTGCGGCACACGCGCCTGTTTGGGGCCACACCTAGACCTAGCCGAAGGATCCGACGGGTCCAAAGACATATGAATTTCTAGAGACTAAAGACTTAAGACTAAAGTGAAGGAAAATATCAAAGAACTCTCTTACTCTCTGGCAGTGTGGCTTAGCTTTGTTTTGGgggagcggcggcggcgacggcccACACGAATGACAGTTATTAATATACAGGAGAAAATGTGTCTGGTCTGAAGGAAACGGGGGAAAGCCAAGGAGGCAAGGGGGAGCAGGGAGGCTCCCACTTTCGGGCTTTCGGGCGTTCAGCCTGGATGGCCGCCAAGTGTCGCCAGCGATTTGCAAAAACATTTATCATCAAGGCGACGGCAAGGCACAAAAAATTATGCAGACAGACCTGCAGAAT from Drosophila pseudoobscura strain MV-25-SWS-2005 chromosome 4, UCI_Dpse_MV25, whole genome shotgun sequence encodes the following:
- the LOC26533104 gene encoding chymotrypsin B, with amino-acid sequence MWLSHLLLLLPPLGSLCGDMPDLSFNHLAAYLVSLRSYDYVQQPGDNHFCSGAIISERHVLTSGHCITNKRGLLMNARRFKLAFCSPLADARDKREQLVRIHSMVVYPLYERNKQDDLGVIKLRRNIWFRGHHLVSVGIGSDQLDVGKDCFGIGWTQRETRRKMKAHPLLVTNVEIRPFEECLKPQAKDLPRNAHAEGDFLMCLNNTDPHICMSDIGGPIFCNNRLYGLALGFVDCSDHDPVFFSYVPYYNSWLERIISQGVLLHHRLPLQWLVAWALLLRLLRHNFLSGQMHG